ttttattctgttattgTCACCAGGCCAGAACAAAAGTTAAAGTATGGAAAACTGTGTGTCCCTGTTTTAACTAGCAGAGAGTGTAGCAGATTTAGGATTAAACACTCATTGTGCTTGATCTACTCTCCTAACCTTTACATGAGAGTGCAGGATAAAAGGTAGACAATCCAAAGAAATGATTTTTCCATCTGATGATGTGGACTGCCTTAGTGATGAAAGCTGTATAACAGCCTGCCTACATCTGTTATTACCAGAGAATCTCTCAGAGAATCACATGCAGAGATTGGATATCTGACCATGGTCACATCATCTAGCAACTTTATAAACTGGTGCAAAgttagaaaatatatattttttttttcacgtgtAATGGCCGACTCACTAAATGCTGCAcacattctttaaaattaaattgtttgcCACAAAATGGCCACttaaacagaaatgtatttatGCTTCCAAATTTGATCTCTGTTAAAAAGACTCAATATTTTTGCATCCACAAACCACAAAATCTGTGCCTGCTGTATTGCGCTAAACATTTAATCTATTGGGAAACCAGCCATCCATCCTTACGAATCCATGGTTCTTCAGCACCTTTACAGAACATGTCTACCATTCTTACTTTGGCACTAAACTTGCACAAACAGCTTGCAGTATTATTCTGAGCACCTTTAAAGGCATTTATTTAGGAGACTTGAAGATGTTGCCTACCACTGGACAACGGATGAGTAATGCCTCAGTATTTTAATTGATGCCTTCCTCTTGACCTTATTAAGAGGATAGCTGTGTCACCAAAGTGAAACATCTCTCTCAGCAGCAAGCGAAGAGATCATCTAATTGTAAATTTACTTTTCAGCACTTAAACTACACGACTGTAACTagctgttaaaaacaaagagtAAGGATTTGATGAAACAGggacattaaaagaaataatattaacaacaacaatgcatttttaaagcacatttatCTGTTCATGGAGGAGTGCTCAATGCACTTACGATGATGAATTCAAAAATGATGGACACAGCAAAGATATGAATAAGTCCAGATAtgatagacaaaaaaaaaaaaaaaaagtaaaattacacTTCAAGCAATCACTAGGTGTCCATCAATGTTgaggacagaaaacaaatgtattaGAAGATTTAACCTTGGCCAAGGAACATGACTTAATTTTCAAGTACACACCAAATCTAGCATTATTGCATTTTTGTGGCATTGGAAACATAAGGATATTGAACCAGCAACATTATTTCATCGCATATGTACTACATTCTTGGAGCCACTCCATCACTATTTTGCTTCACTGACATCACAAACGATGTTACCCAAACATGACACATTGATGAAATGAAAACCAACTTCACtcgtctgtttaaaaaaaaaaacctaatacAGAGAGCTGTCAGTCTTAGCCAGTCAGTCGGGCGATTGGATATCTAACAGAAtgtgaatgtaaacaaattaaaaacattactaTCCATCAGTGCTGGAGTTTACAGCACCAGAAACAGACCAGTTGTTTTGTCCACCTTTTTCTTTATGCCTCTTAGCCCTTccttattaaaacattaaacaaaaacagctaAATTCAAGTCAGGGGCAGAGGACATGTGTAGACCGTAACAAACACTTGAAAGAATCCTTCATCACAATGCAGGCAACAGCAATGATGCATAGTTCACCACCATGCTCTTTATCTGTCTACAACAGTGGTTCTCAGAGTATTttggaccgcggaccactttactaaagtaaaaaatatggcggaccaccaaggcctaaaaatcactctgtactatgaatttcaaatttaaattgcagcatttgtttcattacaattcaaaactaaatgtccttttgtgacagtagtatagtaataagttgacataaaactacgtatacctcgttatttgtaattaaaatgttaatgtgaggaatgcatcactttaaacatcactttgctgacatatgacgactgcagccccggaccacctgacctatgcctgaccacactttgagaaccactggtctacaACATTCACATTACAAAATATCTCACCTAAAATTTAGGCTAaataaatagcaataaaaattaAGGTTATGAAACACATATaagagcttaaaaaaaatcatagagaGAATAAGACCAGCATGCAGAAGTTCATAATTGACAACGAACATGagatttgtatttttcattgaaacataaaagaaacagtaaagaTCATAGAGTGAGGTATTAGAGCTCCTCTCCCTCACCCCCTTATCTTCCCAAATCTTTTAAAAGGAGTATGGTACCCATTCTAAAACTGGGTTAACTAGGGGAAGTGTGCTGCATCATGAAGATAATAAACCAGCTTTTGGGATTAAATGTAATTACTTAAATCAAGATAAACAgagcaatatttttttaggttttcatgaaacacaaacatcacaaccAAAACCTTTGATATATCTGAAGCAAAATCACCAACAGACTCCAAAGTGTTATGAAATGGATATAGTTTTACATTCTGCTAAATGGAAGGGAGAGATGATGACTATATTATGCTgtcataacaataaaaaatgtgtctcaatattataaaatgtaaaaatctcATTGCCTCACAGTCTTTACGGTTGTAAATTAAAGAGGTAGTTAAGCATCTAGGGCACAGATTATGGAAGGGAAAGCGCAACCCACACAACCTTTAACCTTTCCTGGCAGATTAAGTTCACTGTGGGGTAGACAATGGGAGTAAGCCAGCCAATGGCCCAAGCTAGTCTTACAATCGTCTGCTCTTACTGAATCCAACAGCCACACAACTAAGAAATCCCTCTAAATTATAGTTTTCTTGAGCTATGGAAAACTTCTCTTAGTCCCTGCACCTATTTAAATGCTAGCTAGTTTTAGCTAACCAAGACCCAACAAAAACATGTATTGCATGCATATGGTTGATCCACACTAAATGTTACAATTTCCAGCACTACCTTGAGACAAACTTATGGTAAATGGGCCAGGTGGCAAAACTAAACTGTATTTTACACTGCAGCCTGGCTTTAACTTAATGGGAAAGACTGAACTGCATACTGAACTAAGAGCTAAATTATCAAACAACTGATTCTTTAACACTGATTTTCTGTTCACTGAAGTGAATCAGAGGCATCTGCTTGGTATGATAATAAATCTGGGCTGTAACGGCATAAGAATAATGTTGGTTGTTTAAGgctattttaaataatgatgtcATTGAAGCATCACTTTAAAGCGCATATACAGGAAAATCCGGAAATACTAACTTTCCGTGCATGACACTGCTAGTGACAATGCAAAAATTAGTAGTAACATATAGTGTAGAAATATGGTGATAGTCAAGCGCTCGGATCAAATGATGCGTATAGTCTGACATTTTGTTATACAGATATAACGCTGATGTAATTTTCTAGTGTTTTAATTCATGGAACAAGGTTTAAATGACGATAAGCTGCATGAAAACTTCATTAATGCCGGCTCTTGTTTTAACGAAACAAATTTGACTGGCAGTTCCAATATCTAGACCAGTGATCCAACTGCGAAACAATGAGGGACAGTTGCGATAAGCCATCTCTTTACTGAGGATATTTTGCGTGTTAAGTCTGCTGGCAGCTTaaaagataatgatgaaaaagCGGTATACAGTTTCAAAAAGATAACAAGGGCACCTGTAATACGAAAGCAGCCCATTCTGTAGGACAAACCACCGCTTCTGATATCCTTTTAAGTAGTTGGTCCACTTGTACAACCAGCCCTTGTACATAGACTGGTGTTTGGAATCCGACATGGTTTTTTGTACAAAGTACGTAAGTTAAGCGAGACAAAATCGTTCCATTCGTTACGTTTGTTGGACAGCTTGGCCAAAATGGCTGGGCGAAACGTCACACCATATATTTTATCATGACGACTTCCTGTTGACCGTTCAAGAAATAGTTACAACTAACATGGCTGCTTAGCAACTCACGTCATTATATTTCGAATGTACTTTTCGTGTTATGTGAAAGCAAAAGTAAATTGACATTATCGTAAGTACTTCAGGCAAAATAGTGGTTCAAAATTATGACCCATTCAGAATGCGGAATAATATAAAAGTGAAGGTGAAGGTCAGGGGAGTAGGCGCGGTGTTTGCTGTTATGTCGAGGAATATAAAgcttcaaacttttaaaaatttgattatcTCTTGGTTATGATCATCagttatatttcttttactcAAATTCATACAAGATAGTTATAAAGCATCTTGGTAAGTGCAATTATTCCATTAATTTAGGTCTTATTATCAAGATAATTAAAATCTTTGTCCTGACACTGGAACATGTATGTCAAAATGACTTACTAACAAATGCGAAACAAGCCCAGTGGGTCATTATCGCTTgggaagtgtgctcagttaaccctgccccccccccaaaaaagtgcTAGTTTTAACGTGAGGCAAGTGTTGCattgcagaaaaacaaacacacgcgATCTTACAACTAAAACTATTTGTCCTTGGTTAAACAACTAGATTGCCATGGATACAATTTCAAATACATATTCTGCATACAGGTATTTCACAAAATTTGCCTAAattcaataattttactttcagGACCTGTTCTGATATGGACAAAATGTAGTACTAACTGTAGTATGGTTGTAATGATATTGAAAATCATATTTAACAAATATATGTGGGATTTATCCATCCGAGTGGATCCCACCTTTGTAGGTGATAAGGATAACGTTATAAATGCTCATCCTGTTATTACTCCACAGAAAATGACTTTTCAGTTTTGAGGAATTGATGTTATTTTCCAACCGCCCATGCCTTCCCACCTAATATCAGTAGTTACATTCTTTTAAGCATCTGTATTGCATGCACAGCTGTAACTATGACAAGTGAGCAGAAAGAAGTGTTGAGATTCCAGATACGAAGCAAGAATGTCCTGACACAAGACGAAGCAGAGCTTTTTGAACTTACTCAGCTTGCTGGAATAACCATGGACCCCAGTGTATTCAAGTAAGTTATTACTAGAGTACATTCATGTTTAATGTTTCTTATCTATTTTTATCATGTACATATTCAACTGTTAacattgaaatttaaaataaaaaagtgtgaTTGCATTCATGCTTTAAGCTGTATCGACAACAGTTGGTGGTAGGCTTTATGCAgactttttcatttctctctctgaaTAGTTGTAGACATTAATTCATGCTCACTTTGTCCTCTTGCCAAACCAGTATGGCCAGTTGTGACAATTTGTGTTATCACATTCAacagattctttattctgttactttataaacgataaaaaaaatgtgtacagttAGAAGGCCTCTAGTCTCAGACATTTCACCTTGCTGGACTGTAAGCTGCAGATTTAACATTAATAGTGATAGATGCTTCATTAAACTTAAGCCCTTGAAGATCATAAACAATTTTGGTGCACAACCTCACATCAAGAATGCTAATATCCTGCCACGTAAGATtctaaatttcatttcattctcttTCCAATTAAAGAATCATACTGGACTTGCTGAAGCTAAATGTAGACCCCACAGCTATTCTTCACATGTTAAAGCTCATGTGTGATCCTCAACAACAAAAGGCTGCAGTTGACACCCAGGACTTTATAACTTCATCAGCACCAACCTTTGTGTCATCACATACCACTACACAGAGCCGAAGTCACAAACTGCGGTctaccaacatcaacaaaggcCAACAGCCAACCTCAAGTAG
This window of the Pomacea canaliculata isolate SZHN2017 linkage group LG4, ASM307304v1, whole genome shotgun sequence genome carries:
- the LOC112562020 gene encoding mitotic-spindle organizing protein 2-like produces the protein MTSEQKEVLRFQIRSKNVLTQDEAELFELTQLAGITMDPSVFKIILDLLKLNVDPTAILHMLKLMCDPQQQKAAVDTQDFITSSAPTFVSSHTTTQSRSHKLRSTNINKGQQPTSSSSSSRLKDYRR